A segment of the Bacillus pseudomycoides genome:
ATTATGCTTTTTCTGAGTTAAAGGCAAACCGGATAGAGATTCGCTGTGATTCGCGAAATGTAAAAAGTAGGGCGATACCTGAGAGGTTGGGTTTCAACTTAGAAGGAATTTTAGAAAGTAGTAGTGTAGCAGTAGATGGTAATGGATTAAGGGATACGTGTGTGTTTGCGATGACAAGAAATAGGTATGAAAAAGAAGAGCTATAATGTATTAGCTCTTCTTTTTGAATTGTATTATTAATTAAGTTTTAGTCATTATAAGAACTGTTTAATGATTTTTATCCATCCTAAATAGGAAACTCCTAAAATAATAGCCCATAAGAATGCAAGCCTTGCAATTCTTGGAATAGATAACCAAATTTTGAGTAATTTCCAAGAATAATCTTTATTCGAGTTATTCATAAACACACATCCTTTTTATGGTAATTATAATATAAAAAGGAGTGGGGTATTCAATACCTACTATAATGTGTTAGCACATTAAGGTACGGGATGCCCATTCGAACTTTCAAAGATGGTAAACCATTGTTGACGATCTAATGTAAGTTTTGTAGCTTCGATCGCCGTCTTCACGCGTTCTAATTTACCAGAACCAATGATTGGCATCATGTTTGCTGGGTGAGCAAGTATCCATGCATACATGACAATATCGATGCTATCAACATTTAATTCATTTGCAATCTTTTGTAAAGTTTCTCGTAAGCGTATAGCACGTTCATTTTGTCCTGTAAAGATTTCTCCACCAGCAAGAGGAGACCAAATCATGGGATTAATTCTTTTCTCTTGGCATAAGTCAATTGTACCTTTTTCAAAATGTTCAAGCTGCATCGCAGATACTTCAATTTGGTTTGTAATGAGCGGGAAATCTAAATATGAGCTAAGCATATTAAACTGAGATGGTAAAAAATTAGATACGCCAAAATGACGTACTTTTCCATCTTGCTGTAAACGTGTGAAAGCTTCTGCCACTTCACTTGGATCCATAAATGGGTCAGGGCGATGAATGAGTAGCAAATCAATATAATCGGTATGTAAGTTTTGTAGCGACTGTTCTACACTTTTCACGATATGTTCAACACTAGTATTATAGTGAGTAACATATCGTTCTGGAAATTTTGGTGATGAGGGAGCGATTCCACATTTTGTGACAATTTGCATACTTTCACGTAAAGAAGTCTTTAATTGTAATGATTCCCCAAATAACGATTCGCACGTATATCCCCCGTAAATATCGGCGTGATCAAAAGTTGTAATTCCCATATCCATACAATTTTCGATGAAAGAAAGTAATTCTTGTTTTGACATATTCCATGCTGCTAAACGCCAAAATCCTTGAATGATACGAGAAAATTCAAGGTTATTAGCCATCTGAATTCGTTTCATTTTGAGTAGACCTCCTGGGTGAATGATAACATTTTTGAAAAGGCTTTCTTGTTCGGTACTATTATATAGTTATCAGGCTGTACTTACAATGAATATGTCTTTACTGTAAAAAACAATTTTATCCTGCAGTCTATCTCAAGTAAAAGAGAAGAAGATAGGTGCGGGATAACTGCTTCTAAAAGTCTAATTGGTAAGGGGAGGTTAATAATTAAGGAGGGATGAAGAAAACCCCTGCTGATTAAAGTTTAACTTTATCAGTATGGTATAATGTATGAAGATATAGCTATAAGGAGATGTACGAAATGATTCCAGTAACAATTTTAACTGGTTTTCTTGGGTCTGGGAAAACGACATTATTAAATCGTATCTTATCGGAAGAACATGGTAAGAAACTAGCGGTTATTGTAAATGAAATAGGTCAAATTGGCATCGATAACCAATTAATTATGAATGTAGAAGAAGAAATTATGGAAATGACAAATGGTTGTTTATGCTGTACAGTGCGTGAAGACCTACTTGTTGCTTTAAAACAATTACTAGATGTAAAGGTAGAAGGGAAAATGGATTTTGATGGTTTGGTGATTGAAACGACAGGTCTTGCAAACCCAGGGCCAATTATCCAAACGTTCTTTTTAGATCCAGTTATTCAATCAGCATACAAAATTAACGGTGTTGTGACGGTGGTAGATAGTTATCATATACATAAACATTTTGAAAAAGGATTGGAAGCGAAAGAGCAAATTGC
Coding sequences within it:
- a CDS encoding aldo/keto reductase family oxidoreductase — protein: MKRIQMANNLEFSRIIQGFWRLAAWNMSKQELLSFIENCMDMGITTFDHADIYGGYTCESLFGESLQLKTSLRESMQIVTKCGIAPSSPKFPERYVTHYNTSVEHIVKSVEQSLQNLHTDYIDLLLIHRPDPFMDPSEVAEAFTRLQQDGKVRHFGVSNFLPSQFNMLSSYLDFPLITNQIEVSAMQLEHFEKGTIDLCQEKRINPMIWSPLAGGEIFTGQNERAIRLRETLQKIANELNVDSIDIVMYAWILAHPANMMPIIGSGKLERVKTAIEATKLTLDRQQWFTIFESSNGHPVP